The Rattus rattus isolate New Zealand unplaced genomic scaffold, Rrattus_CSIRO_v1 flattened_line_141527, whole genome shotgun sequence genomic sequence TCCATGCTCAGATCCAGAGCCCCATGCTGTTCCATAGGAATGTGAGTTCAGTCTATAGGACATGGTGACGTCTGGGATAAGCAACAGGTCAGGGATGCAAATCCAAGTGCCAGAAGCCTTTCCGAAGCCCATTGACCCCAGGACCAGGGTCACAACCAGGGGTCAGGAGAGACTGTGTGTGACTCTGGAATGGAGGTGTAGGTAGTAGGCTAGAAGAGCAGGGCTGGGTGGTTAAGAGtgctactgctcttccagaggtcctgagttcaaatcccagcaactatgTGATGGCTcccaaccatgtgtaatgagatctgatgccgtcttctggtggcTGAAGACGGATAGGGTGTGCTTATACATGAGAACATCAGGGCTGGAAGGAGAGGGACAGTTGAAGGTACAAAGGGGTGGATGGTCAGGGGCCCAATGAAAGACATAAAAGTGGGAGAAGGGATATTTCCCCCTGCTTGATGTCATgtctcatgtgtgtgcagggccaTTTATGGGTGTGCTCTCCATACACTGTCTTTAAAGACTGCAGAATTCTCAGAGGTTATTTGAAATTTCTTCTGTTCTACAAAGAGCTCCCTGAATATCAGGAAGACAGGTGGCTATAGACAGCTCCCAAAGTCAGTGTGTTCGGAGGACGATTCGTGTAAGTCGAGAATCTGAGAGGACCCCATGTCAACACAGCAGAGAAAATGCTTGCCCTTTGTCTTGAACAATTCAGGGAATTTCTCTCCTTCCGGTTACTACAGCTGATCTCCAGGCCCCTTGCGTCTTTGCACATGGCCTTGTGGTGTTCCACGGAGACGCTGTCATCAGCTATGGTGTATGTTAGCCTGGTGATCTCTGTCTACAGGAATCTGCCATGTCGGGAGTCAGGAATCAGTGGAGAGTGGCAGTCAGTGTGGAGCCATGATTGGTAGCAGCAGTTCTGTCCcagacaccacacccagccaCTGCTCTGGAAGCTCCAGCCTGGAAGGGGACAACTTTTGTGTGTCTACAGGGAGTAGGCAGCAGGGAAAATAATCTGGACGGTCTCCTGACCCTAAAGGGATTGGTTAGGGTTTATTATTCAATTCTCAGGAACAGCTACATGACAAAGTCTGAGGACAGGGTCTCAGTGAGCCTGCTCTCTCATCTTGGCACCAGCTATTAATGGAAGACTCCCCTAAATCAGGACAGTATTGGGAAATGTGAAAACAGCTCAGAGTTCACACAGCTGATTGATAGCCCATAGCACAGGGGATAAAAGGAGCCACTGAAGACAGGCACCAGTGAGATCTGAGAGAGCTTTTAGGCTTCAGGTTTCTTGCCCTTGGAATGAGGTGCCCTGCATTGAGTGTGTGAGGAGTCACATGACCCTTGCACACCAGAAAACCCACCTAGGACAGACATTCATCCTGATACAACTTCCAAGGACCAGGAGGACGCTGTTCAAGACTTGCCCCAGGGGAGAAAGATGGAACCACTCTGCacacacaaggggttggggacttagggCCACCTGGTAGCAAGGGCAGAAGACAGCACATCCCTTACAGGGACACCAACAACAGATCAATTCCAGGGACGTGGCCTTATGGGGATCTTCCTAAGGTCAATGCCTTAGGCTTGAGTTCCTCTGGAGGTCACAAATGGCACCAAATTCCTCATCACACTCACATCTTTAAGGTTGAGCATTTTTATAGAAAACTCCTGGGAACAGTGTATCTCAGAGCCTTCATTTTCCCACTTGAAATACCTCAATGATCCTGCCGTGTGCAGCAGATGCAGGAGGTCTGTGCAAAGCGTTAAAGCAAGTGTCCTGTCACCGTGTGCTGTCGTATGAAGCATGATGTGCAGCCATCATCTGCTTAGGTCTGGGAGCCTTTCAGACATAGGAATCCACTCTTAGCATCTCAGTCTGTGTATCCCactgcagagctcccaggcaAGCTCAGGCATTCTTGCAGACTGGAAGCTACAGGGAATGCAGAtaccttcccagcatccaaagGGACAGGAGAGCCTCTTGGGAGAGTTGCATCCCTCACAACACAGTTCTCAGAAGTAAAGAGCATTTACTCTGATCCCACATTCCTGTGCTCATCAAAGGCTTCCCCAAGATAGGATACTGATGACATCACAGAGTTCCCACAGGTAGTGATGATGCCACAGGGTTTCCCCAGGTAATGATTATATCACAGGGTCCCCACAGATAGTGATGACATCACAGGGTCCCCACAGGTAGTGATGACATCAAACTGTCCCCACAGGTAGGGACAATGCCCTTGAATGGCATTTTATCAAGTGCCTTTCACTGCTGTGTTGACTCTGCCTTACACACTAACCCCTATGGACTGTGGGCAtcaaaaatgtttcaaatgttCATAGTAGAATGGAAAATGTTGTATCTCTGTAAAATTATTTCTGGTTGGGTTTTTCATATAAAGTTAAAGACTGAATAagtttttatcttaaaaaaaaacttgctgtTTTCCTCTTGCCTTTTACTTCTCTCACAGTGAGGAGGAAGCTGCGCTGTATGATGCTCTGAAGGAGCATTTACAACAGCATCCCACAGATGAAAATGACGGCCCTCAAAGGGAACAGGAGAAAGAGAGGTTTCTACGAGTGTTTCCTCAGCTGAAAAAGAAACTTGAGGACCACATCAAGAAGCTCCGAGACCTGGCTGCCCATCTTGACGAGGTGCACCACGGCTGTACCATCTCCAATGTGGTGTCTAGCTGTTAGCACTGTCTCTGGAATCCTTGGTTTGGCTCTGTTACCCTTTACAGGAGGGGCCAGCCTGATACTCTCAGCAACCGCCATGGGGCTGGGAGTGATAGCATCTGTCAATGGTCTTGTGACCAACGTTGTAGAAGAATCAATCAAACTGTCAGATGAATCTGAAGCCAGTCGCCTGGTTGGAGCCAGCATGGACATACTCGGGGAGATTCTAAAGATCACACCTAAGATCACAATCAAGCTTGGTAATACAGGCATGGAGTTAGTCGAGGCCTTCAAAACCCTCAGGGATCAGATCCGAGCCATCAGGGGAGCCAGGTCCATCTCTCAGGGTGCAGCAGCTGCCAGGAGCCTCACCTCCACTGGAGAAAGCTCTGTCcaaggtgctagagagatggggGCTGCCTTCACGGGCTCTCCTCTCTCAATGACCAGAGGAGCCAGGTTTGGAGCAGCAGGGGTTACAAGCTTTTTCCTTGCATGGGATGTGTATCACCTTGTGGCAGATTCCATGGATCTGTATGATGGGGCAAAAACAGAGTCAGCTGGGGCACTGCGGGAACTGTGTCACAAGCTGGATGACAAGCTGAAAATATTTGAGGAGATCTACAAGGCACTGCAGTCAGACCTGCCTCAGTGACCCCACCTCCAAGCAGCTAAGTGTTCAGGGGACAGGGTGGGGACAGTGGAGGTGTGCTGTAACAAGGGAAACAGCCGAGGTCGAGGTGATGGAACAGATTGTGGAGGCCTTTGAATTTCTCTGGGTGAACAGAGCTAGGTCAATGCAGGTGGCCAGAGATGCCAGGAGAAGGGGAAACTGGAGTCTAAAAGGGCGACCAGAGTGGCCTAGAGTGTGGGGAATGGGATTGTAACATGTTGGGTGTGGTCAGGGAGGGCTGTACAGGACAAGCAATGAGAAGTCAGGAAGCCTGGGGAGCAGAAAATGGGGGAGAGCCAGAGTGAGAGTCAAGGCAGATTTACATAAGGCATCACACAGTGTAAGGAATGGAGATGAAGCCAACACTTTTGTGACAGGAGGTTGGGCATgtggctctcagctccttctcaatCTGTGGAGGCTCGCTGGCCATGGTGGTGTCTCAGATCAATGGGCTCTTGCCTTCCTGCGTTCTATAGGCTTGTGTTCAATAAATGTCAACTGGCTGGTCTGGAAAATGGCATAAAAGCAGTCACTTGAAACCTCTGGCCCACAGGTATTGGCAGATTCCGGAACCCCGAGGTGGCAAACATTGGCCTGACTTCCTAGTGTTGTCACAGAGCATGCTGAGCAGAGTCCTAGAAGATCTTCTTAATGTCCAAGTGGGATGGGTTCTGCTTCTGTCCCTCCATTTAGAAATAGAGCCAGGACAGTATCTTAAACCCTGCCATCCTGACTGTTCCAGCCCATTCCTCACTCTGATTAAGGGGACCCATCATGGTGGCTCAGCAAGATGAGCTGTGACTCCGTGGACATTTACATGGTCCTGTCATAGTAGGCCTGTGACTCAGTGGACATTTACACGGTCCTGCACACGTGTTTTTCTCTGCCAAGCTGAAGTCATGCGAtgttaagaagagaaaaaatcaagagaaagaacTATTAAAAATATAGCAACAAATATCTCTCTTCGGGAAAACGTGGTCTCCAGCATCTCATATCTTAGGCTCTGTCTCGGCTCAGTCTCTGGTTGTGGAGTGAAGGCCAATGCCTCTTCCTCAGCCAGTCTCCTCATCTGAAAAACCACAGGACGGCCCCTCACTACACTTCGTAATCACACACTGA encodes the following:
- the LOC116889771 gene encoding LOW QUALITY PROTEIN: apolipoprotein L3-like (The sequence of the model RefSeq protein was modified relative to this genomic sequence to represent the inferred CDS: inserted 2 bases in 1 codon), coding for EEEAALYDALKEHLQQHPTDENDGPQREQEKERFLRVFPQLKKKLEDHIKKLRDLAAHLDEVHHGCTISNVVXLAVSTVSGILGLALLPFTGGASLILSATAMGLGVIASVNGLVTNVVEESIKLSDESEASRLVGASMDILGEILKITPKITIKLGNTGMELVEAFKTLRDQIRAIRGARSISQGAAAARSLTSTGESSVQGAREMGAAFTGSPLSMTRGARFGAAGVTSFFLAWDVYHLVADSMDLYDGAKTESAGALRELCHKLDDKLKIFEEIYKALQSDLPQ